The Chitinophaga pinensis DSM 2588 region AGGAGCGGGCGGAAATAAGGGCTGTATAGCTTCTATTTCATATCCCAGGGCCTGACTGAGACGTGAGAGGAGTACGGGACCAAAACGACGGCGTAATATTCTGCCTGGTATTGTCATAAAACTACCGATCTGTTGCAGGCCCAGTTTATGTAGTTTGTCCAGTAGTTCAGGTTCCAGTCGTAATGCGGCCGGCGGTAATGGATGCAGGGCGGCAGATTGTTGTCCGCTTTCAATAATAGGTTTAATCCTGCCATAGCGGCTGACTGCCCAGGCGGTACCAATAGTATCAGCGATAGCGCCTCTTACATCATATCCGATCGCCCGTAGTTTGTTAATGATCTCCCGGAGGTATTCGCGTTCACCTCCCCAGAGATGTGCACAGCCGCTGATATCGAGAATGAGTCCGTCAGGCAGGTCGACTGCTACCAGTGGCGTATAACGGATACACCATTCTCCCAGCGCCTGTAGCAATTGGGATGCTTTTTCCGGTAATTCATCAAAGACCTGTAAACTAGGTACAATCGCTTTTGCATCAGCGACTGGCATACCAATGCGGATGCCTTGTGTTTCAGCGGGAATATTCGCAGCAGTGATGACCATTCTGCCATGTAACAGGGCTGCAAAAACAAAAGGAACGTTTTGCAGTTCCGGCTGACGGCGGGTTTGCCAGTCCGTCGTTAAGTGACGAAACCATATCGTAAAAAAGCGTGCGGACATATCAACCTGCTTTTAATTGATGTATCTGTACATTTTTACTGGAAGAGGGCTCCTGCAGAATCGTATAACGGCCTTCCGACCATTCAATTTTCCAAACGCCATTCCGCCCGTTCCGTACCTTCAGCAGTTCTATCTGCCAACGCGGATAACCTACGCCAGGCATATCATTTTCCATAGCACTTGGTAATGGTGTGATCTGCCACCTGGCTGCGGAAGCGGTCGTACTCACACTCCTGGAAGAAGTGCGCAGGATAAAGCCGGTGACTTTACTTTGTTCTACCGCCAGTTGCAATCTGCGCGACTGTGTAAATCCAATCTCCGGTAATTCCGCAATAACGGCAGCTAATCCTTCACATTTCAGGGCTTCTTCCAATGCCCAGAGTGCATCTTTTGTACGCTGCAGATCAATAAAAACCACCCTGTGTGGCTCAATGCCAAATGTTTTCAATGAAGGAGGAAAGAGTGTCCTGGAAACGCTTATCCAGATACAGGCGCCGCCAAATTGCATCAAAGAGCCGGTAAGTGCACTCACAAAACCCGAAGTTGCTGCTGCCTGTTCTGTCAGCGGACAAAGAAATTCATGTATCACGCCGGTAGGGAAGACGCCATTCGGAAAGGCAGTATTCACCGGACCCAGGTCTATTACAGGCGCATTGTCCTGCGGTACGGACCTGTATCCCTGCAAACGGAGAATATCCTTTTGCAGCTGAGAAATTATATCTGCTTTTTCTGGCATAGCTGACGCTGATTGCTACGAACAATCTGTTTGTTTACGACTAATTTATTTAGCAATATTACTAATAATATTAGTATTGTGCAGGCTATTTTTTTGCACATCGGTTTTGTGCAATCAATACACACAGAAAAGTATATAAAATGGTTAGCGGATGATGAATACCTTTGCATTTTAATAGCATAATAATGAGGGCATTACCTGGTATTCCCACACATACTATTTCACAGGTCGATAAGGAAGGGATCTTTGTGCGTTATTTTGATGAAACGATTGCAGACAGGCATTATCTCCAGCTCGTTCACAGGGATGATTTTTATCTGCTGGTATACCAGGAAAGAGGCAGCTCCGGACTATTTGTCGATTTTCAGGAAATTAGTTTTGAAGGTCCATCTCTCTTTATTATTCTCCCCGGACAAATGCATTACGGACTTTCCAGTCAGCAGTCCGCCGTATTCCTGCTAGCCGTCAATCCAAGTCTGATCAATGAACAATACCAGTCACTCTTCCACCTGGCCATGGGAAGTATCCGGCCAATGCCGCTTACCCCTTCATTAGCTGCGCTTTTAAAACAGAACATACAGTTGATACAGCATACGACGGAAAGCAAAAATGAGTTGCCGTTTTATAATAAAAATATCAGGCATCTCACCGAAAGTTGCCTCAGCATATTTGCCTCCGTATACTATAAAGAAAAGCATAGTCAGCACAGCCGCGGTACAAGAATGATCGATATCAGCCGTCAGTTCATATCACTGCTGATGCAACATTTCAGGACCATAAAAAGTCCTGCGGCATATGCAGATATGTTACATATCACCACCGACTATCTCAATGAAGCCGTAAAAGCCGCTACAGGAAAAACAGTCTCACGCTGGATACAGGAAACAGTCGTGACCGAAGCCAAACGGCAGCTATTTCATACGACATTAAATATCGACGAAATTGCCGGGCAACTGGGCTATGAAGATTACAGGTATTTCACCCGTTTATTCAAAAAAGCAGCAAGTATATCTCCACAGCAATTCAGAACCCAATACAGCCGGGAAAAGGATGCCTGACAGGCATTTATAGGCGATCATATACACATTACCCGGTTTTGTCCACCGGAACAGGAAGGGATTCGCGCTTACTTTGTGATACAAAATCAAAGCAAGTATGAATAACTACAAAGCGCTTGTAAAAGAAGCATTCAGCAAGGTATTAATAGACCCGGTATTTAATGAAGAAATGATCGCCCGTTATTTTGGTTTGTCTTATCGCCAGTTCGTTGATGGAAAGGAGTTAAACTATGCGCAGTTTGTGGCCCATATGGCCATGGTAAAACAGCGTACTACCCGCCTGGAATTTTTATATAATACGGTTATTGAGGAAGGAAATATCGTATTCACCAATCATGTCGTAACAGCTACCAAACCTGATGGTACGGTAGCGCGCACACACCTGATCGCCGAGTTTCATATTGCGGATGGAAAGATTGTCTATTGTAATGAATTATCCCGTCTGCTGAGTGGTGAGGAAGGAGACCGTGATCTTGGCTCTGCGCATTAAAGCATATGAAATAAGTATCCGTAAATACCTGTCCGTTGAGCATCCCGGACAGGTATTTATATCCTGCTTGGCGCCTGACCGTACATCTTTTTAAACGCATAGGAAAAGTGTGAGAGGTCTTCAAATCCGACATCAATATAGACGTCAGACGGCGCTACGCCTTTTTCTTTAATCCGGTAATAAGCTTCCTGCAATCTTTTTTGTTGCAGCCATTTCCCTGGGGGCGTATTAAATGTTTTCTCAAAATCCCGTTTAAAAGTAGACAGACTCCTGCCGGTCAGGTACGCAAATCTGTCAAGCGGGACATTGAAGTGAAAGTTCTTGTTCATAAAGCCTTCCAGGTCTATTTTACCAGGTTCGCTGAGATCGAAAAGGATATCTTTTAACTGCGGATTTGTCTGCACAAGTATAGCGATGGCCTCTTTCACTTTTAAGGACAGCAACACTTCATTGCCGGACTGTAACAGCTGATCATACGGCTGTAAAGAATCCATATAGTTTTTCAGCAGTGCATGGGGGCGTAATGAGAAAAACGGAGCTGTTTGTACGTGTTTCTCTGAGGTATAACCATATTCCGCGCCGAAGCTGCGCAAGGTCTGCTGATCAAGAAAAACCGATAAGTTTTTATATTCTCCGTTAGCAGGCGGGTGTTTGGTGAATTTGATCAGCGTATTTCTTTTGCTGAACCGGAATTCCCCTTCATTGAACTGATATTCGCGTTCCCCATCATTCATGATAAGTGTACCTGCTATCTGGTAACTGAACACATGTTCGGCAACGAACTGTTCCCCTTCTTTTGTTTTTGTATGATAGCAGGAATAACTGATCTGCTTTAATGGTTTACTATCGCTCATATATTCAGTGCATTAAAAAAGTAAAAAGCATAGCTGTCATGTCAACAGCTATGCGGATAGATTGAATTATTTGTTGTCGGCTGCATCGGTGGACTCGCTCACAGACAACCATTGTTCAAATTCGGCCTGTCTTGCAGCATTCACCTGTTGCAGTAGCCCGGTTGCATCACTACCTAATACGAGGTGTACAGGAGGTTCCGGATGATCTGCCAGGTTCACCAGTACGGCTGCTGCTTTTTCAGGATCGCCTTTAGGAACAAATTTACCGGTTTTGAAGATCTCTGTCCGCTGACCAATCGTAGATTCATATCCTTCTACGTTTGCTGCGTAGGTCATTGAATCGCCTGCCCAGTCGGTACGAAATCCACCTGGTTCAACGGCAGTCACTTTAATACCCAGTGCACCTACTTCTTTCGCAAGACCGTCTGCGAAGCCGGAGAGACCCCATTTAGCGCTCTGGTACATGGTCAGGCCATTGCTGGTGATACGACCACCGATGGAACTGATCTGCAGTATCCTGCCGGAGCGTTGTTTACGCATATAAGGTAACACAACTCTTGTAATTTCTATCGGTGCGTACAGATTTGTTTCCAGCTGACTACGTACCTGCTCGTCTGTAAATGCTTCTGCTGCCCCAATGATACCAAAACCGGCATTATTTACCAGTACATCTATCCTGCCGAAACGCGCAATGGTATTTTCTACTGCTTTGCGTACCTGTGTATAATCTGTAACGTCCAGTTGAACGGGGAATATATGATCGCCATATTGCTGAACGAATTCATCTAACTGTGAAGGATTTCTGGCGGTTGCTGCCACGAGATCACCTTTTGCTAATACTGCTGCTGTCAGGCTTCTGCCTAAACCTCTTGCGCTACCTGTTATAAACCATACTTTTTGCATAACCTTTTGTTTTTGTTTACAACACAAAGGTAGACACAAGACCATCCCGGCACTTTGTTGCACAGGTCAATTTACTTTGTTGTAAAGGTCAATATTGATTATTGCAGATAAAGCTGGATTTCCTCCACTGTTTTCCTGGCAGTTCTGCCTACACCAATCAGGGTAGCCGAAGCAAAGCCTGTCCATTGTCCATAGCCCACCAGCCAAAGGCCGGGAATGTCTATGGCAATCGTCTCATTGGTATGGATCTTACCGTCTGCACGGGTCGCATTTAATGGGGCCAGGTGCTGTAAAGCAGGAGAGAAGCCGGTACAGAAGATGACTGCATCCACAGCTGCTTCCTGTCCGCCGTTCCAGCCGATACCATTTTCCGTAAAGCGGTCAAAAGCGGGTAAAGAGTGATAAATATCCCTTTCAATCGCCTCTTTTACTGCAGGGACCTGTACGATATGTCCCAATGTAGGGGCCTGGTAGGTCCGTCCTTCCTGCTTTGCCTTATAGACCATCGTGGCGACATCAAAAAGATACCGGCCGTCTATTTCGCCGGAGAGAAAAGAAGGCGCTTCCTGTACGATCCACAGGGTACTGGCTACTTTGGATACTTCCGCGAGGATCTGGGCGCCTGAATTACCTTCTCCTACGACAGCGACTTTTTTACCGGCAAAGGCTGCCGGGTTTTTATATTGTGCAGAATGTAGCACAGTGCCTTTGTACAGTTCCCTGTCGGGGATGGCAGGTATATAAGGATTTACATAAGAACCGGTAGCGCTGATGACAGCCCGGGCCTTATAATCCCCTTTATCGGTAGACAGGATAAATATGTTTTCTTCTCTGCGGACAGCCGAAACGGTCACTGATCTTTGTACAGGGAAATTGTACCGCATCTCATAATTGCGCAGGTAATCGATCGTTTCGTCTCTTGTAGGATAATAATTGTTGCCACCTGGCATGATAACGCCGGGAAGAGAGCTCCATAAAGCAGGAGAGAAGAGCGTCAGCGAGTCCCAGGTATGCTGCCATGCGCCTCCTGGCATCGCTTCTTTGTCAAGTATTATATAATCGAGTGTGGTGCGTCGCAGATAATACGCGACCGCCAATGCACTTTGTCCTCCGCCAATCACTATAACATCGTATACCTTTTCCATACTTACTACAGCCTTCGCCACGATGGCGACCTTGTTTTGCCTTTGGTGAATAGATTGGTTTTATCAGCTCATATATCGCAATATTACGATGGGTAAGGCAGATCTCCAAATAAGGAAATGGCTAACGGTGATAGAATGAATTTTGCAGATTTCACAAACATGGTACCTTTGATCACGTCATCTTTCGGCAATAACATGATCGAGCATACTTCCTTAAACAAGTTTTACCAGCGGGCAACCGGAGATCTTCCTGACGGCATCGGAACGGAGAATGGGCATTTTAATGTTTTTGAAATTGAAAAGCTGTATGATAAAAAGACGGGTAACCGGATTATGCCGTATAGCAGAAGGGACTATTATAAGGTCAGCCTCATCCGTGGTCACAGCAGGGCGGAATATGCGGATAAAGTGATAGAGATTGAAGACAGTGCGCTGCTTTTTGCTACACCCAGAATTCCTTATCATTGGGTACCTGTAGACAGCGATCAAACGGGTATGTTCTGCATTTTTACGGCAGAGTTTCTATCCAGGAATAATGCAGGGGTTTTTCTGGATGAATTGCCCATTTTCAAACCGGGTGCATTGCCGGTATTCAAATTGACGCCGGAAGCAGTCGCTGAACTGGAATATATTTTCCGTAAAATGTTAAGGGAAATTGCCAGTGATTATGTCTATAAATACGATCTCCTGCGCAATCTCCTCCAGGAAATCATTCACTACGGACAGAAGCTGCAACCGATGTCTGTACTGACTGCGCCGCAAAATGCAGCCGACAGGATCTCTTCATTATTTGTAGAATTACTGGAAAGACAATTCCCGCTGGAATCGCAGCATCAGCGTTTAGAACTACGCACTGCGAAAGACTATGCAGATCGTCTGGCGGTACATGTCAATCACCTCAATAAAGTACTGAAAGCAAAAACAGGTCGTACAACGACAGATATTATCAGTGACAGGATCACACAGGAAGCGAAGATCCTGCTGAAAAAGACGGATTGGAGTGTATATGATATTGGTTATACCCTCGGATTTGATGATTTAGCCCATTTTTCAAATTTTTTTAAAAAACACGCGAAGATCACCGCGCAGAGTTTCCGTTCTTAGTGATATTCTTCGTTCATATCAATCGATTATCCGTATTACATCGATACTACGCCGTTATTACGCCGTTACCGCTTCGTTCGGGAACGAAGAAATATGGCTGTAATAACGGTGTAATCGCGATCTAATCGTAGAAACTGTTGTAGCTATCTGATACACAATAGGATATACGGCAATGTCAATAAAAAGCCGCCGCTGACAGCGGCGGACGGCTTCCTGAAGTATATAAAACCTACAACAATACACTGTATTACTTATACTGATATCCCCCGTAGAAATTCACCGGAGACCAGGCTGGCATCGCTTTCGGCTGCGCCGGTGCTATAGATTTGAACTCGCCTTCACCATAGACGATTTTGCCGTCCAGGATCGTCAGCAGTGAATGAATATCCCTGATCTTTGCTGCATCTGTTTTCAGATAATCATCATTCAATACCGCCAGATCTGCCAGATAACCTGCCTTCAGGGTTCCCCTGTCACCCTGCTGATTAATCAGACTGGCACTACCCTGTGTATACAATTTCAATGCGGTCAGACGGTCAACTTTGTTCTCATTCGCCGTATAATCATGTCCACCGATCGTCTTACCAGTAGAGAGCCAATGTAAGGCCACCCAAGGATTATAACTCGCTACCCTGGTGCCATCAGTACCTGCGCCTACTTTAAGTCCCATATCGAGCATCTGACGGATAGGAGGTGTATTCCTGGCTGCCTGTTTACCATAACGGGCCACGAAATTCTCCCCCTGGAAAGCCATGCGGTGCTGAATGGAAATACCGCCGTTCAGTGCTTTGATACGTTTCAGGTTTTC contains the following coding sequences:
- a CDS encoding ImuA family protein yields the protein MPEKADIISQLQKDILRLQGYRSVPQDNAPVIDLGPVNTAFPNGVFPTGVIHEFLCPLTEQAAATSGFVSALTGSLMQFGGACIWISVSRTLFPPSLKTFGIEPHRVVFIDLQRTKDALWALEEALKCEGLAAVIAELPEIGFTQSRRLQLAVEQSKVTGFILRTSSRSVSTTASAARWQITPLPSAMENDMPGVGYPRWQIELLKVRNGRNGVWKIEWSEGRYTILQEPSSSKNVQIHQLKAG
- a CDS encoding AraC family transcriptional regulator; translated protein: MRALPGIPTHTISQVDKEGIFVRYFDETIADRHYLQLVHRDDFYLLVYQERGSSGLFVDFQEISFEGPSLFIILPGQMHYGLSSQQSAVFLLAVNPSLINEQYQSLFHLAMGSIRPMPLTPSLAALLKQNIQLIQHTTESKNELPFYNKNIRHLTESCLSIFASVYYKEKHSQHSRGTRMIDISRQFISLLMQHFRTIKSPAAYADMLHITTDYLNEAVKAATGKTVSRWIQETVVTEAKRQLFHTTLNIDEIAGQLGYEDYRYFTRLFKKAASISPQQFRTQYSREKDA
- a CDS encoding nuclear transport factor 2 family protein; its protein translation is MNNYKALVKEAFSKVLIDPVFNEEMIARYFGLSYRQFVDGKELNYAQFVAHMAMVKQRTTRLEFLYNTVIEEGNIVFTNHVVTATKPDGTVARTHLIAEFHIADGKIVYCNELSRLLSGEEGDRDLGSAH
- a CDS encoding helix-turn-helix domain-containing protein encodes the protein MSDSKPLKQISYSCYHTKTKEGEQFVAEHVFSYQIAGTLIMNDGEREYQFNEGEFRFSKRNTLIKFTKHPPANGEYKNLSVFLDQQTLRSFGAEYGYTSEKHVQTAPFFSLRPHALLKNYMDSLQPYDQLLQSGNEVLLSLKVKEAIAILVQTNPQLKDILFDLSEPGKIDLEGFMNKNFHFNVPLDRFAYLTGRSLSTFKRDFEKTFNTPPGKWLQQKRLQEAYYRIKEKGVAPSDVYIDVGFEDLSHFSYAFKKMYGQAPSRI
- a CDS encoding SDR family NAD(P)-dependent oxidoreductase codes for the protein MQKVWFITGSARGLGRSLTAAVLAKGDLVAATARNPSQLDEFVQQYGDHIFPVQLDVTDYTQVRKAVENTIARFGRIDVLVNNAGFGIIGAAEAFTDEQVRSQLETNLYAPIEITRVVLPYMRKQRSGRILQISSIGGRITSNGLTMYQSAKWGLSGFADGLAKEVGALGIKVTAVEPGGFRTDWAGDSMTYAANVEGYESTIGQRTEIFKTGKFVPKGDPEKAAAVLVNLADHPEPPVHLVLGSDATGLLQQVNAARQAEFEQWLSVSESTDAADNK
- a CDS encoding ArsO family NAD(P)H-dependent flavin-containing monooxygenase, with protein sequence MAKAVVSMEKVYDVIVIGGGQSALAVAYYLRRTTLDYIILDKEAMPGGAWQHTWDSLTLFSPALWSSLPGVIMPGGNNYYPTRDETIDYLRNYEMRYNFPVQRSVTVSAVRREENIFILSTDKGDYKARAVISATGSYVNPYIPAIPDRELYKGTVLHSAQYKNPAAFAGKKVAVVGEGNSGAQILAEVSKVASTLWIVQEAPSFLSGEIDGRYLFDVATMVYKAKQEGRTYQAPTLGHIVQVPAVKEAIERDIYHSLPAFDRFTENGIGWNGGQEAAVDAVIFCTGFSPALQHLAPLNATRADGKIHTNETIAIDIPGLWLVGYGQWTGFASATLIGVGRTARKTVEEIQLYLQ
- a CDS encoding helix-turn-helix domain-containing protein, producing MNFADFTNMVPLITSSFGNNMIEHTSLNKFYQRATGDLPDGIGTENGHFNVFEIEKLYDKKTGNRIMPYSRRDYYKVSLIRGHSRAEYADKVIEIEDSALLFATPRIPYHWVPVDSDQTGMFCIFTAEFLSRNNAGVFLDELPIFKPGALPVFKLTPEAVAELEYIFRKMLREIASDYVYKYDLLRNLLQEIIHYGQKLQPMSVLTAPQNAADRISSLFVELLERQFPLESQHQRLELRTAKDYADRLAVHVNHLNKVLKAKTGRTTTDIISDRITQEAKILLKKTDWSVYDIGYTLGFDDLAHFSNFFKKHAKITAQSFRS